One genomic segment of Bacteroides caccae includes these proteins:
- a CDS encoding DUF4955 domain-containing protein, giving the protein MKNMKLDLHSIATTCMMVAVIVFTSCSDDEAINNPTIPEQPEQLTELTAQYNTNIAAYQAMMNGKAEIVDYTSDEKGNYKLQLSNRQIADVYIQTADDKDIPLLGIDKEGYWNYQLEGTSRILTDTHGNPAPALNKTGKGILTPQIALGEDGCWQVSYNGYQWQRLSDTPAPSLEGKTAVDFSLYRSAVLDEQTNTITLESRTSGSVLKLDTRNNGTAQAWKKFLMNSDDNVLLDYSYAGYKHGEVTPPEAFSLGYKVFNVKERMENRGMTAREALITILQENNMTRKDGKNYNNANARIVIYFPEGEYVLHNDDDNTIEPGKPVLGKEGDEAYSLDSKGNNKSSSIYIFAGHFVIKGDGAGRTKLIMDTPNLPDDITTMYSSPVMIDIKHNSGLSKLCDITGNAAKGTFSVEVSDAASLSKGDWVCLYLQNNDPELVRNELSPYAPEPTMENIINVGVQVQDFHQIVAKSGNVITFKEPIMHEVDSRWGWAIHKYPHYEEVGIEDVTFVGHATDDFQHHRNWAHDGAYKPIKMTRLTNSWMRRVNFISVSEANSITSSANVSAYDIKIDGNRGHAAIRSQGSSRVFIGKVTDRTNGPLIDNRGVIQQGAGQYHACGVSKPSMGAVIWRVHWGLDACFESHATQPRATLIDNCTGGFMQSRQGGDYNQLPNHLDDLTIWNMYSERSRTASGNSAPAGVFDWWRIGFKGWKFLPPVIVGFHGEPLNFVQEQVKLDESNGTPVEPQSLYEAQLEKRLGFVPAWLKALK; this is encoded by the coding sequence ATGAAAAACATGAAACTTGATTTACATAGTATAGCGACAACTTGTATGATGGTTGCTGTCATAGTTTTCACTTCCTGTTCGGACGATGAAGCAATAAATAACCCAACTATTCCCGAGCAACCGGAACAATTAACAGAACTCACTGCGCAATACAATACTAATATTGCGGCTTATCAGGCCATGATGAATGGCAAAGCCGAGATTGTAGACTACACCTCTGACGAGAAGGGTAACTACAAACTTCAATTGAGTAACCGACAGATAGCGGATGTTTATATCCAAACTGCCGACGATAAAGATATTCCCCTTCTTGGAATTGATAAAGAAGGTTACTGGAATTATCAATTGGAAGGTACTTCACGCATTCTGACAGATACGCATGGCAATCCGGCTCCTGCTTTAAACAAGACAGGAAAAGGCATTCTTACTCCTCAAATTGCATTGGGGGAGGACGGCTGTTGGCAAGTTTCTTACAATGGCTATCAGTGGCAACGTTTGAGTGACACTCCGGCTCCGTCATTGGAAGGAAAAACGGCTGTTGATTTCTCTCTTTACCGTTCGGCTGTTTTAGATGAACAGACGAATACAATCACTTTGGAATCCCGTACAAGCGGGAGTGTGCTTAAACTGGATACCCGCAATAACGGCACAGCACAAGCGTGGAAAAAGTTCCTGATGAATAGTGATGACAATGTATTGTTGGATTATTCGTATGCCGGATACAAACATGGAGAAGTGACACCTCCGGAGGCTTTCTCATTAGGATATAAAGTTTTCAATGTGAAAGAACGTATGGAAAACCGTGGCATGACTGCCCGTGAAGCCTTGATAACCATATTGCAGGAGAATAACATGACCCGTAAGGACGGTAAGAATTACAACAATGCAAATGCCCGGATTGTCATTTATTTCCCGGAAGGAGAATACGTATTGCATAATGACGATGACAATACAATAGAGCCGGGCAAGCCGGTATTGGGAAAGGAAGGTGATGAAGCATATTCTTTGGATAGTAAAGGAAATAATAAAAGTTCCAGTATCTATATATTCGCAGGCCATTTTGTAATTAAGGGAGATGGCGCAGGAAGAACAAAGCTGATAATGGATACTCCGAACTTGCCGGATGATATTACTACCATGTATTCGTCGCCGGTAATGATTGATATTAAACATAACTCCGGGTTGTCGAAACTCTGTGATATCACGGGTAACGCAGCTAAAGGTACTTTTAGCGTGGAAGTATCTGATGCGGCTTCGCTGAGTAAAGGTGACTGGGTATGCCTGTATTTACAGAACAATGACCCGGAACTGGTACGCAACGAGTTGTCTCCCTATGCACCCGAGCCAACAATGGAGAATATTATAAATGTAGGTGTGCAGGTGCAGGACTTCCACCAAATTGTGGCAAAAAGCGGGAATGTAATCACTTTTAAAGAACCTATAATGCACGAAGTTGATTCTCGTTGGGGTTGGGCGATCCACAAATATCCGCATTATGAGGAAGTCGGTATAGAAGACGTGACTTTCGTAGGACATGCCACCGATGATTTTCAGCATCACAGAAACTGGGCGCATGACGGTGCTTATAAACCGATAAAGATGACACGCCTGACAAACTCGTGGATGCGCCGGGTGAACTTTATAAGTGTTAGTGAGGCCAACTCGATTACGTCTTCCGCTAACGTGTCCGCCTACGATATTAAGATAGACGGTAATCGTGGCCATGCCGCCATTCGGTCGCAAGGGTCGTCGCGGGTGTTTATCGGCAAAGTGACCGACCGTACCAACGGACCTCTAATAGATAATAGAGGCGTCATACAGCAGGGGGCAGGACAATATCATGCTTGCGGAGTCTCAAAACCGAGTATGGGTGCTGTCATTTGGCGGGTACATTGGGGATTGGATGCCTGCTTTGAGTCTCATGCCACGCAGCCGCGTGCTACGCTGATTGATAATTGTACGGGTGGATTCATGCAGTCTCGTCAGGGAGGTGATTACAACCAACTTCCCAATCACCTCGATGACCTCACTATTTGGAATATGTATTCGGAAAGATCGCGCACGGCAAGCGGTAATTCGGCTCCTGCCGGTGTATTCGACTGGTGGCGTATCGGCTTTAAAGGTTGGAAGTTCCTTCCGCCCGTTATTGTCGGTTTTCATGGCGAACCGTTGAATTTTGTGCAGGAGCAAGTAAAACTGGACGAAAGTAATGGAACTCCGGTAGAGCCGCAGTCTCTTTACGAAGCACAGCTGGAGAAACGCCTGGGCTTTGTGCCTGCCTGGTTGAAGGCATTGAAATAA
- a CDS encoding sulfatase-like hydrolase/transferase encodes MRNVSRILPLLPGIAMLSGCNNAAQKSNGQNDQKPNIIYIFADDLGIGDLSCYGATKVSTPNIDRLAGQGVQFTNAYATSATSTPSRFGLLTGMYPWRQKNTGIAPGNSELIIDTACVTMADMLKDAGYATGAVGKWHLGLGPKGGTDFNKQITPNAQSIGFDYEFIIPATVDRVPCVFVENGRVVGLDPNDPITVNYEHKVGDWPTGEENPELVTLKPSQGHNNTIINGIPRIGWMTGGKSALWKDEDIADIITHKAKKFITSHKEEPFFLYMGTQDVHVPRIPHPRFAGKSGLGTRGDVILQLDWTIGEIMNTLDSLNIADNTILVFTSDNGPVIDDGYQDHAYELLNGHTPMGIYRGGKYSAYEAGTRIPFIVRWPAKVKPSKQQSLFSQIDVYASLASLLNQPLRKGAAPDSQEHLNTFLGRNNTGREYIVQQNLNNTLAIVKGQWKYIEPSDAPAIEFWTKMELGNDQQPQLYDLSSDPSEKTNVAKQHPDIVKELAELLESVKEK; translated from the coding sequence ATGAGAAACGTATCACGTATACTTCCGCTATTGCCCGGCATCGCAATGTTGTCAGGATGTAATAATGCCGCTCAAAAGAGTAATGGACAAAACGACCAGAAGCCTAACATTATTTACATATTCGCCGACGATCTTGGTATCGGTGATTTGAGTTGCTACGGAGCAACCAAAGTGAGCACACCCAATATCGACCGTCTGGCCGGACAAGGCGTGCAATTCACGAATGCTTACGCAACTTCCGCCACCAGCACTCCTTCCCGTTTCGGGCTCCTCACGGGTATGTATCCCTGGCGTCAAAAGAACACAGGTATCGCTCCCGGCAACTCGGAACTTATCATTGATACTGCCTGTGTCACTATGGCGGATATGCTGAAAGATGCAGGATACGCCACCGGTGCCGTTGGCAAGTGGCATTTGGGACTGGGACCGAAAGGAGGGACAGATTTCAACAAACAGATCACTCCGAATGCACAAAGTATCGGCTTCGATTATGAATTTATCATTCCGGCAACCGTAGACCGTGTGCCATGCGTGTTTGTGGAGAACGGCCGCGTAGTGGGTCTCGATCCTAATGACCCAATCACCGTCAACTATGAGCATAAAGTAGGCGACTGGCCCACCGGAGAAGAAAATCCGGAACTCGTAACGTTAAAACCCAGCCAAGGGCATAACAATACCATTATCAACGGTATCCCCCGCATCGGTTGGATGACAGGCGGCAAGTCCGCTCTCTGGAAAGACGAGGATATAGCCGACATCATCACCCATAAAGCGAAGAAGTTCATCACTTCCCATAAAGAAGAACCTTTCTTCTTGTATATGGGTACGCAGGATGTACACGTGCCACGTATCCCCCACCCGCGTTTTGCAGGAAAAAGCGGACTCGGCACCCGTGGTGACGTTATCCTCCAACTGGACTGGACCATCGGTGAAATTATGAACACGTTGGATAGCCTCAACATCGCCGACAATACCATTCTGGTCTTTACCAGCGACAACGGTCCCGTCATCGACGACGGCTATCAGGACCATGCCTACGAGCTTCTCAACGGTCATACTCCAATGGGAATCTACCGGGGAGGGAAATACAGCGCTTATGAAGCGGGCACACGTATCCCGTTCATTGTCCGCTGGCCTGCCAAAGTAAAACCGAGCAAGCAACAGTCTCTTTTCTCACAGATTGATGTATACGCCTCACTCGCCTCACTGCTGAATCAGCCTTTGCGCAAAGGTGCAGCCCCCGACAGCCAGGAACACCTGAACACGTTCTTAGGCAGGAACAATACCGGTCGCGAATACATCGTCCAACAGAATCTTAATAATACGCTTGCCATTGTAAAAGGGCAGTGGAAATATATCGAGCCCAGCGATGCTCCCGCCATTGAGTTCTGGACGAAAATGGAACTTGGCAACGACCAACAGCCTCAGCTCTACGATTTATCGTCCGATCCTTCGGAGAAAACGAATGTGGCGAAACAGCATCCTGACATCGTAAAAGAATTAGCTGAATTATTGGAATCTGTAAAAGAGAAATAA